The region TTGTGTTTCCGCGGGGGAAGTGGAAGTGGCAGTGGCGGGGGCCTTTGGGGCAGCTGTggtggggggtgtgtgtgtttgagcGTTTCCCTTTCGCCTTGCCGTTGTGGTGGTGTGCCCGCTGTGTGCGTTTGAATTTCCCAGCCTCGCCAGCTCTGTGGTCTTGATGTCATGTGCGCGTCTTGGTGgtgctggttttgctttcaGCATGCCTGTTGCTTTTGTTGTGCTCTTAGTGTATGGGAGCTCTTGATGCTCTGGAAGGGTTGCTGCGTGCCGTGTTTTGGGAGAACGTTGGGAGGTGCGCGCTGCGGCCTGTTGCAGAGGGCCGGTTGCGTTAGAGGAGGTGTCTCGGTGCCTCGTGCAGCTGAGCTTTGAGTTTGTGCGGGCATGAGGGTGGCAGGGCTCGTGCGCTCCCTTTCAGCGTGTTTGTATGCCACGGTGGTtggtgcgtgtgtgcgtgcgtgcgcgTGTTGTGGTGCTTGAGGAGGCATTGTTGGTGTTTGTGCTGGTGCCCTTGCATGTGGTGGTGCGTCTGTGGCCGGGCGAGCAGAGCGGCTCTGTCTCCTGTGTTTGTTTACGCGCGGCATTTGTCGCGAGCCCTACCGTGGCGTGCGTCGTGGATGGCCACGTCGTTCTGTGGGGAAGAGGCCTGGGTGAGTGCGTGGTCCAGCCTGGCGGTCGAAGGAGGGTTGCTCGGAGGCGGTCCTTGGTGCACGAGGCGTTTGTGGAGCCTGGTGTTGAGAAGGGCGAAGTCTGGAGGGAGAGGGCGCAGCGTTGGTGGGTGGCGCGTTTGAGTGGGTGAGTGTCGTTGCGGGAAGGCGCTGGTGCCTGATTGCGGTGGTACTTTGCGGAGTCCATGCGGAGTAGCAGAGGTGCCTGGGATGACAGAGAGGTGTTTGTGGAGGTTGTTGGCTTGGAGAGGTGAAGGGGAGGGCGAGAGCCTGCGAGGCCCGTGTGTCGTGCTCCGGGGTGGAGGTGGGGTTATGCTGTGTGAGAAGGGGAGTGTTGAGGGCGCGGAGGTGTGGAGTGGGGAGAAGTGGCGAGGCGGTCAGGTGTTTGtgggctggggctgaggctgaggagaggagctgaGGAGAAGTGGTGGTGGAGGAGCGTGTGCTGGAGGCGCACCGCTGCAGAGCGAGGTGCAGATGCTGGCTGTCTTTGGGAGGAGGCGGGAGCCGTGGAGTGAGAGGTGCTAGTGCTCCCGGTAGAGCTGCAGCACGGGAGTAGGTTCTGGGCGGGCGGTAGGGGTGGGTGCCAGGCACCTTGTGGGTTAGTGGCATGTGTGGAAGGGAATGTGATTGAGGCGGTGATTAGTGAAGCGCCGTGGTGTTGGAGCCACTAGTGATGCGTAAGGAAGAGGTGTTGGCTGTTGCCAAGGGGTGGGAAGCGGCCTGGTGTGGTGCTTTGCCACAAAGAGGTGCCTAATCTTTGCGGAGTGCCTGCTGGGAGCCTACAGAAGGTCTCTTGCAGTGTACAGCCATGGTAGGCATGTAGCGTGGGCGAACGTGGCACTGGTGCCgaaggaagaggggaggggaggggaggggagaggaggtggcAGGCGGGCGAGGAGCGTGTGCTTGGGAGGGGAGTGGAGAGCCTGGGTGGGTGCGTAGGGCTGGAGTTGGGCCAGGGCAAggtgagctggagctggaagagaagggtTGGAAGCGGAGTGGGCATTGTGCGCGGTGTTTTTTGGGAGGCCTTTGACGGAGCCTTGCCTGTTTAGCCTCCTGCCCCGTTGCTGAGGTGTGTGCTGCGTAGGCGGAGGaggtggtgggtgtgaggtgaaAGAGAGCGCCGCTGTGGGAAGAGCGGCTGCGGTCAGTGGTGCAGCGTGCTGTTGGCAGGCAGTAAGTGGTGGTGTGGGCGCCTGGCATCCAGGTGAGTGGTGGTGCCAGAGCTGTTGGCCGTGTGTGTTGGCAGGGTGGGTGATGGGAGGGCTGCGCTCTGAGGAAGGCTGTGTCGGCCAGGGACCCGTCCGAGTGGAGCGATGGATGGGCGGGGGGACGTGGCGGGGTGGGAGAAGTAAACGGTGTGTTGGGAAGCTGCCGAAGTTGAAGAAGGGCCAGCGCAAGGTCTTGCGCGTGGGGTGGCGCAAGCCGCTGTCCCCGTACAGGGGGTGTCCCGTCCCCGGCTCCTCTGGAGACGGAGGTGAGCCCCCCGCCGTGGTGCGAGGTGTTTGGAGAAGAGTGTTGGAGCAGGTGATGCCTGGCGGTGGCTTCCCACTGGAAGGGTCGTGCTGAGATTCTGTGAGGCCCGTGACGCTCAAGTTTTTACAAAAGGTCTTTATTTGCCTCGAATAAATAGAAGGAATAAATAGAGGGCTACGCTTATCAGAATAAATAgaataagttaaataaatagAGGGGTACACTTATCAGACTAAATAgaataagttaaataaataagcGGAGGGGTACTTTTTGGAGCGGTGCGTGAGTGTGTGGGCAAGTTGGTGGCACCAGGCGTTTCCGTTGTTGAGGGGCGTGGTGAGTGCAGAGCAGGAAGTAGCGGGTGTCTCGCGTTGGGGCTGGGTCTGTGGACGTGGCCTCTGTGTTTGCCATCGGTGGTGTCCTGTGTGGGAGGAGGCGTGGGGTCGAGGTGCGCGGGGCGACGTTGGTGGGCAGGGTGCCCGAGCGTGGCTGTGGGTGTTCACGATGCTGCTGGAGTCTGCGTGGTGGAGGCGGTGGTGGAGGCGGGATGGTGTGGGTGTTGCGGGGTGATGCGAGGAGGGTGCCATGGGAGCGACCGTCTGAGGGTGAGGGGCAGGTGTAGGGTGAGGGCTGCGTGGGTGGTCGGTTGTGGTGAGGAGGGGTTGTGTCTAATCCGCCATGATGCGGGTGAGGTTGTGGATGCGCTGGAAGCAGGTGTGAGCTTCGAGGCGGACGCTGTCCCAGGCGCAGGGGCTGTGGTTGTGCGTGCGCAGGAAGTTCTGGATGTGCCGGAAGTATGTGGCGATGCTGAGCTGGTGGGTGAGAGGCACTCGGGTTTTGGAATCCCTGCCGGCGCCCGGGAGGCATTGCTGGAGGTGTTGGATTTGATGCTCAACGTGGTTGAGGAGCTGTTGGTGCGCTTGCGCGTCCCAGTGGGCGGGGGTGTTTTCGCTGCTGAGAGTGGTGAAGAGGTGGTCGAGGATGCGTAGGATGGCGGCGGTGGCTTGTTGTGGGTCCTGGATTGTGAGGAGGGTGTTGGGGAAGGGGAAAGTTGGGTCCTGTTGGGCGCAGGTGTGTGTCAGGCGAGGAGCCATGgcgaggaggagctggaggctgtCCCAGTTGAAGGTGGTCTGCTGGGTGCGAAGGTTGGCGCAGCGGAGGGCAGTGCCGAGAgcgggcaggaggagcaggagcagcgtGGCGCCGTGCCACAGGCAGGGGTGTCGTGCTGCGGGCGCTGCCATGGTGGTGTGTAGAGTTGTCCGGAGGTGCGATGCAGCAGGCTTGTCAGCCGTGGTGGTGGTGTCGAGTGGTGTGCTTGAGGCTGCGCGTCGCGTCCGGCTTTATTTGGTGCGGCGCGTTTCCCTTTGCCATTTTCCAGTTGCGGAGAATTTCCTGCTGTCGTTTTCAGTTTTGGTTGTGGCTTTGTTGGCGTTTGTGGTTTTCTGGGGAAGTAGTCTTGCGGGTGCGCGGTGCGCCGTAGGGCGATGGTGGTGCTTCCGCGGTGCTGTGGTTGGTGTTTTGGGGGCAGCGCCGTCGGGGAGGCTGGCTGTTGTGCTGTTGTGTTTCCGCGGGGGAAGTGGAAGTGGCAGTGGCGGGGGCCTTTGGGGCAGCTGTggtggggggtgtgtgtgtttgagcGTTTCCCTTTCGCCTTGCCGTTGTGGTGGTGTGCCCGCTGTGTGCGTTTGAATTTCCCAGCCTCGCCAGCTCTGTGGTCTTGATGTCATGTGCGCGTCTTGGTGgtgctggttttgctttcaGCATGCCTGTTGCTTTTGTTGTGCTCTTAGTGTATGGGAGCTCTTGATGCTCTGGAAGGGTTGCTGCGTGCCGTGTTTTGGGAGAACGTTGGGAGGTGCGCGCTGCGGCCTGTTGCAGAGGGCCGGTTGCGTTAGAGGAGGTGTCTCGGTGCCTCGTGCAGCCGAGCTTTGAGTTTGTGCGGGCATGAGGGTGGCAGGGCTCGTGCGCTCCCTTTCAGCGTGTTTGTATGCCACGGTGGTtggtgcgtgtgtgcgtgcgtgcgcgTGTTGTGGTGCTTGAGGAGGCATTGTTGGTGTTTGTGCTGGTGCCCTTGCATGTGGTGGTGCGTCTGTGGCCGGGCGAGCAGAGCGGCTCTGTCTCCTGTGTTTGTTTACGCGCGGCATTTGTCGCGAGCCCTACCGTGGCGCACGTCGTGGATGGCCACGTCGTTCTGTGGGGAAGAGGCCTGGGTGAGTGCGTGGTCCAGCCTGGCGGTCAAAGGAGGGTTGCTCGGAGGCGGTCCTTGGTGCACGAGGCGTTTGTGGAGCCTGGTGTTGAGAAGGGCGAAGTCTGGAGGGAGAGGGCGCAGCGTTGGTGGGTGGCGCGTTTGAGTGGGTGAGTGTCGTTGCGGGAAGGCGCTGGTGCCTGATTGCGGTGGTACTTTGCGGAGTCCATGCGGAGTAGCAGAGGTGCCTGGGATGACAGAGAGGTGTTTGTGGAGGTTGTTGGCTTGGAGAGGTGAAGGGGAGGGCGAGAGCCTGCGAGGCCCGTGTGTCGTGCTCCGGGGTGGAGGCGGGGTTATGCTGTGTGAGAAGGGGAGTGTTGAGGGCGCGGAGGTGTGGAGTGGGGAGAGGTGGCAAGGCGGTCAGGTGTTTGtgggctggggctgaggctgaggagaggagctgaGGAGAAGTGGTGGTGGAGGAGCGTGTGCTGGAGGCGCACCGCTGCAGAGCGAGGTGCAGATGCTGGCTGTCTTTGGGAGGAGGCGGGAGCCGTGGAGTGAGAGGTGCTAGTGCTCCCGGTAGAGCTGCAGCACGGGAGTAGGTTCTGGGCAGGCGGTAGGGGTGGGTGCCAGGCACCTTGTGGGTTAGTGGCATGTGTGGAAGGGAATGTGATTGAGGCGGTGATTAGTGAAGCGCCGTGGTGAGCTGTGGTGTTGGAGCCGCTAGTGATGCGTAAGGAAGAGGTGTTGGCTGTTGCCAAGGGGTGGGAAGCGGCCTGGTGTGGTGCTTTGCCACAAAGAGGTGCCTAATCTTTGTGGAGTGCCTGCTGGGAGCCTACAGAAGGTCTCTTGCAGTGTACAGCCATGGTAGGCATGTAGCGTGGGCGAACGTGGCACTGGTGCCgaaggaagaggggaggggaggggaggggagaggaggtggcAGGCGGGCGAGGAGCGTGTGCTTGGGAGGGGAGTGGAGAGCCTGGGTGGGTGCGTAGGGCTGGAGTTGGGCCAGGGCAAggtgagctggagctggaagagaagggtTGGAAGCGGAGTGGGCATTGTGCGCGGTGTTTTTTGGGAGGCCTTTGACGGAGCCTTGCCTGTTTAGCCTCCTGCCCCGTTGCTGAGGTGTGTGCTGCGTAGGCGGAGGaggtggtgggtgtgaggtgaaAGAGAGCGCCGCTGTGGGAAGAGCGGCTGCGGTCAGTGGTGCAGCGTGCTGTTGGCAGGCAGTAAGTGGTGGTGTGGGCGCCTGGCATCCAGGTGAGTGGTGGTGCCAGAGCTGTTGGCCGTGTGTGTTGGCAGGGTGGGTGATGGGAGGGCTGCGCTCTGAGGAAGGCTGTGTCGGCCAGGGACCCGTCCGAGTGGAGCGATGGATGGGCGGGGGGACGTGGCGGGGTGGGAGAAGTAAACGGTGTGTTGGGAAGCTGCCGAAGTTGAAGAAGGGCCAGCGCAAGGTCTTGCGCGTGGGGTGGCGCAAGCCGCTGTCCCCGTACAGGGGGTGTCCCGTCCCCGGCTCCTCTGGAGACGGAGGTGAGCCCCCCGCCGTGGTGCGAGGTGTTTGGAGAAGAGTGTTGGAGCAGGTGATGCCTGGCGGTGGCTTCCCACTGGAAGGGTCGTGCTGAGATTCTGTGAGGCCCGTGACGCTCAAGTTTTTACAAAAGGTCTTTATTTGCCTCGAATAAATAGAAGGAATAAATAGAGGGCTACGCTTATCAGAATAAATAgaataagttaaataaatagAGGGGTACACTTATCAGACTAAATAgaataagttaaataaataagcGGAGGGGTACTTTTTGGAGCGGTGCGTGAGTGTGTGGGCAAGTTGGTGGC is a window of Rhea pennata isolate bPtePen1 chromosome Z, bPtePen1.pri, whole genome shotgun sequence DNA encoding:
- the LOC134153402 gene encoding interferon-like, encoding MAAPAARHPCLWHGATLLLLLLPALGTALRCANLRTQQTTFNWDSLQLLLAMAPRLTHTCAQQDPTFPFPNTLLTIQDPQQATAAILRILDHLFTTLSSENTPAHWDAQAHQQLLNHVEHQIQHLQQCLPGAGRDSKTRVPLTHQLSIATYFRHIQNFLRTHNHSPCAWDSVRLEAHTCFQRIHNLTRIMAD